The Haloterrigena turkmenica DSM 5511 genome includes the window CAAAAGTAAAGGAGACGGTGACCTGCTCGGGTTTTTGATCCCGGACGAGCCCATCGAGTGCGTCCGGGTCAACGTGATCGTATAAGGTGGTTTCGAGCTCAATGGCAAGCTCGGTTGGATCGATACCCGTGACGGTTCCGAGAGCGGTGACTGTGGCGATGCTCGGTGGTGTGGCCGACCAATCGTACGCTCTTTGGAAGTGAATAGTGGTCAAATCAGATCCGTGCCCGTCGCTCGCTTGGGTGTCCTCACCCATAGTCTGCCTATGCCAATAAACTCCATAAATGTACTGTGATTTTCCGAGTGAAGGCCGATGTGAATTCACGCTGCTTGTTCTCCGTTGAGTCGCCACGTGAAGATCGCCCGGAGGACGACAACGAGACTATTTCGATCGCCTGCGCCCCAGATTGCCGTTTCTTCGATCTCATTAGCGCCGCTGGAACCATTTACGAGAGCACTGACGAGTGCCGTCTTTTCGTCAGTGATCAACAGGCTCCCGGCGGGCGTATCCCGCCATTCCCATAAGGTTTCGAATAGTTCTGCTGACGGTATTATTTCCTGAATTTGATCTTGAACATCGTCTGAAATTCCTGCGAGATAGATGTCTACTCCACGGTCATCGGCGGCCTGAAGCTGATCGAGATGATCGTCGGTGAGTAATTCATCGACGGTCATGTAGACGATTTGCTCGTCTGCGTCGGCGATGAACTCGTTGACACGAGACGCTACCGCCTCCCGACCGGTCACCGTCCAGACACCGAACTGTTCGCGTTGTGGTTGGGCTGGTCCGATTACCTCCAAACACTCCGCAAGTTCAGTAATCGTGTTTTCACGTTGGGTATTGAGCATGCGGATGATCGTCTCCTCCGAGATTACCGTGAATTTCCGTGGCGTCGTATGCTGGATGTCAATGAAGCCCAGTTCGTGGAGCCGATCAGTCGCCTCGTACACGCGAGTACGGGGGACACCATTAATGCGGGTAATGTCCTGTGTGGTTCCTGTACCGAGGCGAAGGAGGTTGATTAGTGTCTGGGCTTCGTATTGGGATAACCCGAGATCTTGTAATCGATTGAGAGCCTCAGCTTCAGCCTGCTCTTCGTCAAATGATACCATGTCTGGTGGTATGGCACGGAGTCGAATAAAGCCCGCCCGACGCTCAAACAGAGGCCGAGCAACTCCCTCCGACCCCATTCCTCATCGCGAACACCATCGTGAGCGATGCGTATTGGAAACGGAGGATTTGAATCAGGGAGCAGCGCGCTGCGACCGTGGTTCGAATCCTGACGCGTTCGAACGCGAAATCGAGAGGAAGGTTGATAAACGGTCACACAGCTACGAGTGACCGCTGTGATTGAGCACGAGTGATCCACCGGCGCGTGTATCGCACTCGGTAGCTCGTCGTGGAGTCGGCATCGAGCCGACACGCTACGTTTCTTTCTGTCCAACAATAAAGCTGTTCCTCGAGGTATATTCAGCACTATCTGGGATATTGGTGGTCATACGGTCCATAGCTCCCATATATACTAATCAATTGGACATAGTTCGGTTGATAGGCAGAGAAAAATAGTCGTCTGTTCGACTCGCGTCTCGAGGTCGGACCGGTGAGACGAGCCCAGCGACTACGGATCGATCGCGGTCGGCCGCAACTCGCCGGTCAACTCCGCGCTGACGAGCGCGGCGTGACACCGGCGGAGCCGTTCCGACAGCGCCTGGTGTGAGACGTCGAGTTCCGCGGCGAGTTCCTTGAGCGTGATCCGGCGCGGAACCTCGAAGTAGCCGAGCTCCTGGGCCGTCCGGATCGTCTCGTACTGGGTCTCGGTGAGCGGCGTCCCGGCGCTCGCCAGATCGTCGATCCCCGTCAGACGGGTCACGTCGACGCCGAACTCGTACTGCTCGAACAGCGAGTAACACGCCGACAGCGAGTCCCGATCATGGAAGAGCAACGTCACCGACCACGATCCGGCACTCCCGCTGGCCTCTAAAATCGCCCCACCGTTCTCTGCGACGATCCGTTCGAAGAGTTTGAACCGGTCGCCGAAGACGAGGCGGAACAGCCACCGCTCGCGGTCGTCGGTCTCGTCGGTACTCGACCGGTCGGGTTTCGTCTCGTCGGTCACGCTCGCGATCACGTCGATCGAGGGATCGGTCTCGAGTGCCGCCCGGACGGTCTCCCGATCCGGACCGGAGAGCCAGACCAGCGGGGGCGCGTCACCGATCGTCCCGCCGATCTGGTACTCGAGTTCCGGTACTCGTTCGAACGACCGAGCGGCCGCGAGACGGTCGGCCGGGATGTCGAGTTCGACGACCGTCGTCATTACCGTCATCAACCACGACGGGGCATAGACTCGTTGGGTTTCCGGTAGCCTTTCCCGCCACCCAGACGCCGTGACAGTCAGGAAAGACTGAATACAGTACCCCGATCGGATAGACGAGATTATCGCGGACTACGAGCAACCCCTATCAGCGGTTGCACTTTCTGAAACCACCGAAAAACTATAATATTAGTGGCCGTCAATAGTTATCCGGCCAAGGTGTCGAGCTTGGTCGACAGGGAATGCAGGCCGGCTTGTGCTGCGTTTTCTTGGGAACCTCGCCCGTCAAGCGCTGCTTGTAGCCGATACTACCGCTCGGTTTGGCGACCCGGCGTCGCCGTCGAGAGACGTCAGTGACGGCCGACGGGTTCGGCGGCTCGTCAGGCGCTGGCAGTTGCCGACCCCGTCGATCGGCGGCCTCCGACGATGCTGCCGGCGGCCAGCAGCGCGACGAGGGCGCCGGCGATGACGTTACTCCAGAGGACCCGGTCCAGGGTCACCTCGAGCACGAAGGGAGCGGCCACCACCCAGAGCCCGAGGAGGACGACGAGCGCCGGCGCAGCGATACTCGGGAGCCGACCGCCGTCTGGCCATCCCGCGGTGTAGGCGGCGAAGAAGGCGATCGCCGCCCCGAAGACGGCGTTGTTGACGACGACCAGTCCAGTAGCGGTCAGCACGACCCCTGACCAGAGAATCCAGGCGCCGATCGCGGCGGCCAGTCCGACCAGTCGTTCCGGCAGCGGCGAACGGGCGTCGGTCGTTCGGCTGGTGCTCATACGCGCTCGTACGTGCGCCATCGGTCTAAATGATACCCACGCATTATGCCACGCGGTGACGAGCGTCCGTTTCCCGACGCCCGAGCGAGACGGCCGCGTTCCGTCGGCCGAGATACTTGTCCGCGGGCGGCACCCGCGTCGTTTTATGGTCCGGCGCGAACTATGCTCTATGACCAGCGGCAACGACAGCATCGAGGACGTAATCGACATCTTACTCGTCGAGCCGAATCCGGGTGACACCCGGCTGTTCACGGAGAACTTCAGGGACGCGAAACTCATGAACACCGTCCACGCCGTCTCCGACGGCGACGCCGCTCTCGATTTCCTCCACCAGCGCGGCGAGTACGCCGACGCGTCTCCGCCCGACATCATCCTACTCGAGCCACAGCTCCCTGGCACCAGCGGCATGGACGTCCTCGCCGAACTGGACGGCGAACCGATCCTCGCCGACATTCCCGTCGCCGTACTCACGAGTTCGGAGATGGGTGAAGCGATCGTTCAGTCCCACGGCCTCGAGGCGGACTTCTACGTTCGAAAGCCGGTCGAGCCGGCGGACTTCGTCTCGTTCGTCGACGAGATCGAGGAGTTCTGGTTCGCGATCGTCCGCGAACCGTCGGAAACGTGACGAACTTCGGGGCCGCGACGGCGACTGATGCGGTCTCGCCGCGGGGGTGCGGACCGGCGTCGGTGGACGGGACCACGCACCGAGTGTCAGGGAGAATCATGACTGTCAGCCGCTGACGTGGTCGAAATCGAGCGGCAATCCTTCTCGGGGCCAACACCGTTTTTACCGTTCGGCAGCTAGCGTTGGTGATGAACTCCACCGTTACGGACACCAGCCGACCGCCCGATAGCAAAACCCTGCTGTTTTGCTTCGAGTGCGGCCACGAGAGCGCGGTCGACGGCGACTGGAACCTCGAGCAGTGCGGCGACCGAGAGCACTACAGCTGTCCCGAGTGCGGGACGACGATCACCGCTCGCCCGGCGGACGAGAGTGCGCCGGCGGCGGACTCGAGCGGCTCCCGGTCGTACTGCGCCGGCGACTGATCGCTGACCGGCCGACGGCCACGGGTGTGCCCACTGGCAACCCGTCTGAACACGTGTTCTTCGTTTCTCGATAGGATACTGGACCGGATGCCTCATCTGGAGGGATCGGGTGCTCATCTCGAGTTCCCACTCGCGGGTCACGTATCGACTCACGAGATTCAACCAGTATCGCTAAACCGCCGGTACAGCACGTACGAGTGTGCGAAGACCGAGGGTCTCGCGGATGACGCAGGCCGATGACCGTATCCTCGAGACCCTCGCGGACAGCGGTCTCGTCCTCTCCCCGCGCGTTCTCTCGGCGAATACGGACTACTCGCGTCACTACCTGAGCACGCGACTCGGAAACCTTCGAGACGCCGGGCTCGTCGACCGTATCGACGAGGGACTCTATCGGATCACCGATCTCGGCCGTGCGTACCTGGAGGGAGACCTCGAGGCCGACGAGTTGGAAGAATAGCAGTAGACGGTAGCACAGTTTCGTTATCGGAATTCCCCACGAAACTCGCGGTAAGTACGGGGGACGCCGTTATCGAACTCGGTCGCCACAGCGAGACCGCTGCTCACGTTTCAAACGGAAGACCTTCGAGAAACTCGTCACTCTGATAATCGAGATGGTCCAATCGAGCACCGAGCAGTTCGCGGGTGAGGACCACCAGCGGATTGGTTCGTCCCTCTCCGATCATCGCGACCTCCGTTTGCGCACCGGTGGCATCCTCCTCCCAGAGGCCGACGACGACGGTCTCTCGATCGGCGACGATGAGCCGGCTCACCTTGGGATAGTTCGCCTGCTCGTACATCCAATCCATCTGTGGCTCCCAGATCGTCGCTTCCGGGAGACGCTCCCGAAAGAACTCTCGAGCGTCTCGGTTTTTCGTCCCGGCGTAAAGGTCGACGCCCCGATCGATGGCGTTCTCCGCGTACGGGAGACACTCCTCGTCGAGTAATTCGTCGGACGCGTAGATCAGAAAGAGTTCGTCGTCGGCTCTGTCAGCCAGGTCTCGGCAGTAGTCGTACACCGCTTCGCGACCCTCGAGCCGTCCGACAGTACCCTCGTCCGGTCTCCGTCCTGTCCCGAACTGCGAGAGCAGTTCGTCGAGCGCTTCGACGTCCATCCAGTCGGCGTCATCCGTCGAGCGATGGCCGGTGGTGACGATATTTTCATCGTGGTCGTACGCGACGAGTCCGGCTTCGTCGAGTCGGGGCAGGTAATTGTGGTGTAGCGAGATGATCGTCTGGTCGAGTTCCGTCTCGTCCGCCGAAGAAAGTTGTCCAGCGATCTCCGTTACAGAGAGGCCGCGAGGGGTACCATTGAGAGCTGTTAAAATTTCACGATTAGTGGGATCTGTAAGTAGTCGAATGATTTCTTCGTCTTCCGAATCCATTACTGATGGATATTCCTGCGTGGGTATTAAGAAGCAGGCTTCAATATTACACCATGGCAGGATTATAGCTTATCAGTTTCCATTGTAAGTCGTCGCTTTTCGGTACTCAGTTCGTACCCTCTATGTAACGAATCCACCTATTCAGATTCAGCCTCAGTATTGAATGAAGAAATCATATCACTAACTACTGATAGCGTCCGAAACTCGATTCTACTCCGCCGTTTCAGACCGAACCCGATACCGGGGCTGTAATCCGAGCGAGCGAGCAGCGTCTGCCGAGATCGTCACCGTTCGGTCACCGGACGTCACCGGTTCCTTCGCGATGTCTTCGATGAACGCGGCCAGTTCGTCGCGGTAGGACTGCGAGCGCTTCTCCTGAATCTGAACCGTGTCCTTCGTCCGCTGGTGGATCGCCCGGTTCGCGAGGTACGCCAGGACGAACATTTCGCGCACTTCGAACGGGGCGTCGTCGAGATACTAGGGCAGCGAGAAATCCTCGAGTTGCGCTTTCGGACCGGCCGGCGCACCGAGGACGGCGAGCGTCCGCCCGAGCACGGTCGCGTCTTTCGCGGGCCGAACTTCGGTCGCCCTCGAGTCGTCGTCCACGCGGTAGAAATCGTACTCGACGCCGGTGGCCTCGAGCGCGTCGATTACGTGGGTGCGGTGGTCGCGATGGTTCAACGCGAAGGACGGGACGAAGTTCGCTTTCGCGATCGGCCGCCGGAGAACACGTTCGCGACGAGCGTGTTCAGCGCCTGGAAGACGTCGTCGCGATAGGTCGCGTCCAACCATCCGTACTCGCGGGCGGTTTCGATCCCGCGCATCGCGTCCGGTTTTCCATCGGCGTCGACCCAGCCACGAACGCGACCGCGGGGCAAATCCAGTGCGCTCGAGATCGCGGACGATCCCTTGTTCGGGTGGGTGCT containing:
- a CDS encoding HalOD1 output domain-containing protein translates to MGEDTQASDGHGSDLTTIHFQRAYDWSATPPSIATVTALGTVTGIDPTELAIELETTLYDHVDPDALDGLVRDQKPEQVTVSFTFDRYRILFEGDELTVRSHDR
- a CDS encoding TrmB family transcriptional regulator; this translates as MVSFDEEQAEAEALNRLQDLGLSQYEAQTLINLLRLGTGTTQDITRINGVPRTRVYEATDRLHELGFIDIQHTTPRKFTVISEETIIRMLNTQRENTITELAECLEVIGPAQPQREQFGVWTVTGREAVASRVNEFIADADEQIVYMTVDELLTDDHLDQLQAADDRGVDIYLAGISDDVQDQIQEIIPSAELFETLWEWRDTPAGSLLITDEKTALVSALVNGSSGANEIEETAIWGAGDRNSLVVVLRAIFTWRLNGEQAA
- a CDS encoding helix-turn-helix domain-containing protein, with product MTTVVELDIPADRLAAARSFERVPELEYQIGGTIGDAPPLVWLSGPDRETVRAALETDPSIDVIASVTDETKPDRSSTDETDDRERWLFRLVFGDRFKLFERIVAENGGAILEASGSAGSWSVTLLFHDRDSLSACYSLFEQYEFGVDVTRLTGIDDLASAGTPLTETQYETIRTAQELGYFEVPRRITLKELAAELDVSHQALSERLRRCHAALVSAELTGELRPTAIDP
- a CDS encoding SPW repeat domain-containing protein, with the protein product MSTSRTTDARSPLPERLVGLAAAIGAWILWSGVVLTATGLVVVNNAVFGAAIAFFAAYTAGWPDGGRLPSIAAPALVVLLGLWVVAAPFVLEVTLDRVLWSNVIAGALVALLAAGSIVGGRRSTGSATASA
- a CDS encoding response regulator, with the protein product MTSGNDSIEDVIDILLVEPNPGDTRLFTENFRDAKLMNTVHAVSDGDAALDFLHQRGEYADASPPDIILLEPQLPGTSGMDVLAELDGEPILADIPVAVLTSSEMGEAIVQSHGLEADFYVRKPVEPADFVSFVDEIEEFWFAIVREPSET
- a CDS encoding DUF7344 domain-containing protein; the protein is MDSEDEEIIRLLTDPTNREILTALNGTPRGLSVTEIAGQLSSADETELDQTIISLHHNYLPRLDEAGLVAYDHDENIVTTGHRSTDDADWMDVEALDELLSQFGTGRRPDEGTVGRLEGREAVYDYCRDLADRADDELFLIYASDELLDEECLPYAENAIDRGVDLYAGTKNRDAREFFRERLPEATIWEPQMDWMYEQANYPKVSRLIVADRETVVVGLWEEDATGAQTEVAMIGEGRTNPLVVLTRELLGARLDHLDYQSDEFLEGLPFET